cggtCCAGATTAGACACCCGGCCCAGTGCCCTCGGTGCTTACGCCCTTGGTGCTCAGTGCCCTCAGTGCCCTCAGTGCTTTTTCGCCCTCGGTGCTTAAACACACTGTGCCTCTGTGCCTCGATGCCTCGGTGCCTTGCACTCTCTGACACTCAGAACCGgacagactccaactgtgggtctggcccctttACGGGACCgtctgtccgccttagggctctcagactcagttgtcagtacactgcagaataaTAGGCCCCCCTCCACAAGATCattgtacgcctataagtggaggtcttttcaaaattggtgtatgaccagaggtcatgaccccatctatTGCCCTATGGCATAATTTTACAATTTCTGCAAGACctgctgaaagtgtacctagcagccatatctgcatgccatatCCCCATTGATTCAGTGTCCCCAGGCGCTCATTTCCTGGCGACACGTTTTTTTAAGGACACTCTGCAGTTATGACCTGCTAGAAAGGATGTGCTCCTTGAGTGGAGTCTAGACATGGTACTGAAGGCTCTCCCTAAGGCCCTGTTTCAGCCTATACATTCAATAGAATAGAAACATCTCttttatgaagacagcctttttgctagccatcacctctgctatacgggttagtgagctacaggctctgtcagtgcacagtacCTGTATGCGTATTTGCGATGATGGAAACAGGATATCGTAAAGCACAAACCCTGCTTTCTCCCCTAAAgtggttacagctttccacttgaatcaatcagtggacctagaggctttccatccccctcctttttcttcagaggaggatcagagatttgtcaggcattgagaggttatgtggatatGACGCGTTCTGTGTctgtctgaccagctcttcgtctgtcatggtgatAGGACCCTGGGTCAAGTCCTCTCAAAGCAGTGACTGTCCAACTGGATTGTGGACAAAGTCTGAACTGAATTCACCAATGCTGATCTACCTCCACCTGGGAGAGTGGCCGCACACACTGCTAGAGGATttgctatgtcatgggccctctttagaggagcctcattgactgatatttgtactgcggctagctgggctagtacacatacattcaccaggttctaccaacttaaCATGGTAGATTCCTCAGtaccttcattaggcacaagggtccttgcggttgcacactcacaccacgTTCATGTTGGGGTAACAAGATAGTCTGGCGGTAGCGAGACGCCCCTCGTCTGCTGTCTCCACTCATGCTCCCTCACAACAGcattgatatactttcccaaaagtattgttgttggtcgtcttcgaattgaaatggATGTAACCCCGGTTGCCTGAAAGAAAAGACGACCAAACAACCTTGCGAGgttgcatcactcgcattcgcgggttcaatgcaaaagaggacGTGATCTCCATGGAGCGGCTACTTATTCCCTCAtcaggcgggaccgaggacatcactcccagaaggggcctatcggcagctctgacataaaatgctcagtaaatacctaacctgtggcaggcatattgttgttggttgtattctctttcagggaatcggAATTACATCCGTAATCATTTTTCCATGTCTTTGAGTACAGTCTGTATCATCGTACTGTTATTTCACAAATAGCATAAAAATGGCAACATGTCTTACCATTTACAACACACACAAATCAGTGGAGATATTTGTGTATCTCTGGTGACATggtctctttttttattaattcatttatatgAATGTTTGTATATTGCTCTCCCCATGTTAATTAGTTCTGATAGTCATTGGACATTAGATGCAACACACAGTGAAATAAAgacattgcatagcaatttccttatttatacattacattacctatcaaataaaaatacattttatttatgcaaatattttaaaataattagatacACCACCTATTGAATTGTATACCAGTGATGTGCTTCACTTTGTGAACCTGTATCAGAAAGTATACATGCGAAAACAGATACATGGACCTTTGAAGCTGTTtcatttctaataacatttaaacaagtgCTGTGTTATGAAACCCTTACCAAATGCTTTACCAGAATCAGGAAGAAGAGCACCAACTGTGTAAACTGCTATTCTGACAGAatcgagtaaaaaaaaaaaaaaaaaaaaaaaaaaactctctcatTTAGAGTTTACCATTTCACTAAAGGATCATTCACCCAAAAGGTAACAAGGCTTGTTcatggcaaaaaaaaatgaaatgtactttttCAGCCTGATTGGGTCGAGGGGTCAAAAGTTATAGAGGGATCAACATTTGATTGATTTTTGGAACCCCCCACCAACCTTTAATCGATTTTTAACTCAAAAACTATTTGAGCTAGAGACTTGTTAGGTgctttttatcattaaaaattGCATGAGGAACCCATAaatgacttaaaaacaaataagtaacgTTAACCCTGAACAAAGATTGTGACCTTTGGGAAAAACCCCAATAATAACAATTTGAAAAAATATGGAAAGGTCAAAATCAAGACCCTTCTATAACTTTTGACCCCTTGACCCGATCAGGGTTTgtggttttttagttttttgccatGGACAACCCTGAGTGGTTTAAATCGGAGATGGTACGttgtgaaatacaatatttttgggGTGCTTTGCCAAGAAATGACTTAAACATTAGCATCCTAGCAGAAGAAAAAAGTAATTGTCTTCCATGTGAACGTGTAAGCATGTGCTGAGGAGCATGTGCTGAAGATGCAAAAATAGTTTGCACTGACACTTTTTTagaagtatatttatatatttttttaaaaataatttgtataatagCGCTAAAGTTAAGATAAGGCTAAGATATTCAGAAACACGTTCTTACAAGAATGAAAGATCTACTGTAACATTTGGAGCagaggttttatttaaaataagtgtccTCAACAATGTTACTGTTTTCAGTTTAGCCTTCAGTATGCACACTACTGTCCAGAGAAACCGGGTCTTTTGTTGACTTTTGttacatttcaatacaaaaccTTTGAAATGCGACAGTTTTTGGCAGACAAGATTAAAAGATGGCAAAAATACTACACTCCGATTACACTATTTGGCACAGCgcctggacaaaaaaaaattaagcctGAAAAATAAGAGCAGCGTGAACATACTTGGATGATGTGCGACTCTAAGGTGTATTTACCATGTACTCAAAAGCGATTTTGAGTGCTCAGAGGGATAGAAATTTACAGATAATAGCTACAAGGATTGCCGAACAAGAGAAGAACAAAACCAGAAACAAGCAGGACAGTATCACAACATGGTAACAAGACAGACGGAGCATTCTGAAAAACAATGGTACTCACGTCCATATGTTTTACCCAACTAAGGTATTCGGTCCATTAGATTTCACTGTAAATAAATCCAGTATATGTTGCTgagttctgcaaaaaaataaaaaaatctcagtaaaatattaaaacaaactacGTCAATTTGCATTTAAGTTTCTATGGCCTTACTTTGTATTGAAaccgtttttttctttcttttctttgctaGGTAACTGTACTCAACCACAAGATATTCTTCTCCCTCATTCTGTGCTGGTTTGCTTCGAACCCTCTAGCACTGAGGTGGGTTTCCAGGACACTTCCATGTGATGTCACAGTGACCAATAACAACACGTTTATTCATTTTGACTGTAGTGCTCGGAGACTAAGGGAAGTGCCTAAAGACATTACCTGGAATGCTACTAGCCTGCAACTTTCACAAAATGAAATACTCCTCTCGAATCTGTCTTTTCACAATTTGAGAAACCTCATCAATATAAGCCTCAACTGGAGCCTTCAACAAAAAGGGAAACCTATTTCAAAGGGAACTTTCTCCACTTTGACAAAACTACAGGTGTTGTTTCTGGATGGTAATTCTCTTTATCAGATGCCTGACGGTCTCCCACCTGGACTGAGAATATTAAGTTTAAATTCAAACAGCTTATTGTCAGTCAGTAAAAAGAACTTTTCAGGTGTGCCAAACCTTACAGAAATCTCTATAAACAAAAACTGTTACTATCGGAATCCCTGCAATGGTTCATTTTACATAGAGAATGGAAGCTTCTCACACCTTATCAATTTAAATGACTTATCACTGTCCTACAACAGCTTACCCCAAGTCCCCAGAAACCTGCCATCTTCTTTAGTGAAACTTTATCTCggttcaaataaaatacagtatattggtgAAAATGACTTGTGGGGTCTATCTGAACTGCAAATTCTTGACCTGTCCGGTAATTGCCCCAGGTGTGAAAATGCTCCCTTCCCTTGTGAGCCTTGCCCTAACAAAGCCCCAATTGATATACATGCATATGCTTTTCGTAATCTTAGGAAATTGCAAACACTGCATCTGTCTGGGAACTCTCTGCAATATCTACAAAGCACATGGTTTGAAAACTGCCCAAATCTCAAACATCTCTTCCTTTCCTTCAACTATTTAATGAGCGAAATCGCTCAAGGGGGCTTCTTAAACAGTTTACCTCATGTGGAAATGCTTGATTTATcctttaattacaaaataaaggagTATCCTCAGAAAATAAATCTTTCCTCCAATTTTAAGAAGTTGGAGTCTCTCCGTGTTTTACATATTGAAGGATATGTGTTCAGAGAAATTGATCAGGGTGACCTGGGTTCCCTCTACAACTTAACAAATCTAACTGTGCTGAACCTGGGAACAAACTTTGTCAAACGCACAAACTTAAAAGAGTTTCAAAATTTCTTTAATTTGAAACTGATATATTTGTCAGAGAACAAGCTATCACCTGATTCAAGAGGAAATGACTTATTTTATGGGACAGCTAATGAGGGAAATGAGGTGTTCAGCAGCCCATCAGTGAATAATCAAGGCAGCTATATCAATAAGGACGATACAGGGAGTAACTACCACTTATCTCATTTACTTGTTAAGCATGAGTGCTTTGTCTATGGTCAAGTATTGGATCTATctttgaataacattttttttatcgCCCCTGAGCAGTTCAAAGGCTTTGAGAACATTTCATGTCTTAATCTTTCAAGCAATGGGTTTTCAGATGCTTTGAATGGCACTGAGTTTATCCACCTTCCTAACCTCAAGTACTTGGATCTGACTTATAATAAGATTGACCTGGCCTATGACTATGCTTTTGCAGAGTTAGAGCAACTGGAGGTGTTGGATCTAAGCTACAATTCGCATTATTTTGTTGTGGCAGGAGTCACCCACAATCTGAGTTTTCTAAAAAACCTTCagtttttaaaagtgcttaacttgagctggaatgaaatTTATACTTTAACAAACAAGGAGCTGATCAGCAAATCCCT
The Polyodon spathula isolate WHYD16114869_AA chromosome 9, ASM1765450v1, whole genome shotgun sequence genome window above contains:
- the LOC121320651 gene encoding toll-like receptor 8, with product MVTVLNHKIFFSLILCWFASNPLALRWVSRTLPCDVTVTNNNTFIHFDCSARRLREVPKDITWNATSLQLSQNEILLSNLSFHNLRNLINISLNWSLQQKGKPISKGTFSTLTKLQVLFLDGNSLYQMPDGLPPGLRILSLNSNSLLSVSKKNFSGVPNLTEISINKNCYYRNPCNGSFYIENGSFSHLINLNDLSLSYNSLPQVPRNLPSSLVKLYLGSNKIQYIGENDLWGLSELQILDLSGNCPRCENAPFPCEPCPNKAPIDIHAYAFRNLRKLQTLHLSGNSLQYLQSTWFENCPNLKHLFLSFNYLMSEIAQGGFLNSLPHVEMLDLSFNYKIKEYPQKINLSSNFKKLESLRVLHIEGYVFREIDQGDLGSLYNLTNLTVLNLGTNFVKRTNLKEFQNFFNLKLIYLSENKLSPDSRGNDLFYGTANEGNEVFSSPSVNNQGSYINKDDTGSNYHLSHLLVKHECFVYGQVLDLSLNNIFFIAPEQFKGFENISCLNLSSNGFSDALNGTEFIHLPNLKYLDLTYNKIDLAYDYAFAELEQLEVLDLSYNSHYFVVAGVTHNLSFLKNLQFLKVLNLSWNEIYTLTNKELISKSLKELQFQGNRLDILWKGDDNRYITLFKNLLNLTYLDISYNRLKRIPSNVYCSLPSNLTELYLIGNGLQFFDWEKLTYFNQLEVLALRDNSLTYVTEKLSSYTNTLRTLDLSHNKITQLSDGFLQQASSLQHLYLSHNHLKLINQSTFLSGPNNYLKRLHLEGNPFQCTCDILDFILWIKSNDVAIPRLATDVNCATPEDRKGKGIITFDLSECENDITSAILCLFSFFVITLTMAVAVIKRLFYWDAWYFYHYFKAKVRGYRSLESTDNVFDAFITYDTKDPVVSDWVLNNLRIKLEDKGDKALLICLEERDWQPGVPVIDNLSQSIRQSRKTVFVLTDSYAKSGNFRIAFYMAHQRLMDDNVDVIVLVLLEPVLQHSQFLRLRKRLCRSSILEWPTNPHAEVWFWQCLRNVIKVDNRVLYNNLYSGYFTAQ